The nucleotide sequence TCACTAATTAAAGATTATTCTCTGGAAATGTTGCCAACCTCTAGGAAGAGGGTTGGGTTTTCTGATTGTTTACTTTAGTTTTTACAATTTTCTATAAATAGAGTCTCTAAAAaaattgcccaggctggacttgaactctggggctcaagaAATCTccctaccttggccttccaagtagctgggactacaggtgtgcaccaactTGCCAGGCTGAGGGCTGGGTTTTGAAGATGGAAAGGTGTTGCCAAATAATAGGCCAGTGGCATAGGCAGAAATGCTACtggaagagataaataaaatgggTCTCAAGTGGCACAAAGAATTCTTATCAAGAAGATTCCTCATCCAACTGTTTCTTTGCCCTAAGGGTCGGCTAGTTCTATGAAATATGAAATCCCTGTATCTTGAACAGAACTGCAATTTAGGATAACTGATAATATGTCCCAATTCTCGTGTGACACAAATAATGAGAGTTAATAGCATGTGTTGGGCACTGCTATAAGAGCTTTATACATTCTCTTATTTAACCCTCCAACAATTCCATGAGATAGATACTACTGTTATCTCCAACAGATGAGCAAACAGGCTGGAaatagttaagtaacttgccaaggaTAGACACCTTATAATCTGCAGAGCTGGGATTAAAGACAGAATGATAATCTTTTCTGCTTCCCAAATTACATAGATAATGACAACAATAGCTGACTTAATGGTGCACTGGGCTAAGCTCTTCTCATTTAACCCTTCCCATAGGAGAGGAAGAGAATCTTAAAGTGTTCTTTAAGCACCAGCTTTCACACTGGGAATCCAGGAAGCTAGCAAGAAGATACATTGTACTGGGGCACCAAGCTCATGCGCCaagccagagccagagctggAGGAGAATCTTGAGTTGCTGATTTCAAAGTGCAGGCTCTACCCTGGGACAACTTTCCCTCCCACACAGCAGCCGGCCCCAGGGATGGGTCAGCGATGCACATCTGCACACCCCAAGGGAGAGTTCAAAACCAAAGCATGCAAAGCATGACATAAATATGAAGTGTGGAAAACGCATTCCTTATGAACAGCTCCATATCAAATTCTCCGCATCTCTCTTTGGCAACGTTATCAGAAGCATCATTCAATCCAGCCGATTGGAGAGTGGCTATGAAAAAGCCTGGAAAATGTGACCAATCAGGAGAGTTATTTttgtgagaaagaagaaaaatgtcaccAAAAAGGGTCAGCAGATAACCCTATTGGGCTGAAAATAACTGCCTGGCTGGCAGACCAgtcaggggacaggcggagggcGAGAGACGTAATGCAAAGTGCCAAGGGAGCTCCGGCTGAGTGAGGCTGCTGGGGGATGAGGAAATTGGCCTAATTTGGGAACATGAGCCCAGCAGCATTTCTCAGATTCCTGCAAGAGAATCTGGCTAACTTTCAGTTCTGTGTCCTCAGAGGAACACTGAGGGgatgaagggagagaaagggaacagCTGTGACTCCAACACTTCTCCAGACAACTGGACGAATAAGGGTGATCAAATGAGAAGTTACTCCTGCTCCAAAAGGATCCCAAACATTTCTGCACTCTCCTCAACACACTCTTCTCTACTGGGAGGTCTATGCATTTACCTGTCTAGCAGGCAGGAGAGATTAGGTAGTGGTTAAACACCTGGCTACAGTCAGAAAGACTTGACTAGAGTCAGAAATTAGCTGAATGCCTCTGAATAAGTTACCCAATCTCTCAAAGTCTTGAAGTCCTCACCGACACAATGAGAAAATAAGAGTATCTACTTCAAGAGCTACCATGAGGCTCAACTAGGATACTGCATGAATTAACAGATAGCTAGCAACTGTTCCAATGTAAGTGATGACGATTATCACTAAAAAGATAATCTACACAATAAAAGCTAAGCCAAAAAGGGGTCTAGACCCAAGTGAGCATTGCTTATCCAAAATTAAGCTAGCCCTGGAGAGGCTATGCCAAAGATTACTTTTGCCCATACTCAGTGTAATGTATTAAATAGCTTTACAGTAGAAAGTGTCCGGGTTGCTCTTGAAGAACAACAACCATTTGAATCAAGCGAAGGTAAAGGTTCAGGCAGAGAGATCTGGTTTAACTCTTAGATCTGCTCTCTTTGGAGAAAGTTATACATTGCAGACATGTAGATACTCATAATAGAACTATCTTCCAGCAAAATCCTCAACACCTGTAATGCCAACCTGAATTGCTAATGAACTATGCTTCTGTGATCCAAGCCTGATTTGCGACAGGTACATGcactcccctccccacaaaagtACAGTCATAAGCTTTCTTAGTACTTACCATTTCTTGAGGGGtttctgtgtgccagacactgtgctaggtactttaCATGCATTGCCTAATTTGATTTAAGACAACCCTAAAAAAGTAGGCACAACTTGAGTCAATTCTGAGCTAGTAAAATGACACAGAGTTCACCTTTCTGGTAAATCATTAAAATTAGACAGGTAAGGTCTCTGAAATTTCTTACTTGAAATCTACAGAATGGCCAAGCAAATAAAGAGacccttctttttctctcagagcaagagaaagagtttaattaCCTGGAGTGAGCCACAGGTATCCTACAGGCAGAAAGTCCTAAGTGGAGATCATTGTAAGAAGGAAGAGATTTATAAGACAGTTCACACAAGCAACTCAATCAGGTATCCTTGAACTCAGGGCCTACGATGTTTCCACTGAACTCCAAATTAAAAAACTGGAGAggaatgtagatttttttttttaagtttctaaaaataattctttcctttCATATCCAGggctatgaaggaaaaaaaaaaacctttgtgtaaattctattttttaaaattgacctGTCAGTTTTGAACTGCCTTCTCAGTGGCCATTCTGCTCCCCTGCCTTACCAAGAAACCCAGATGTTATGGTGTGGCAATGTGCCCGGTCAAAAACTCCCTTGAAACATAGAGTAGTTGTAAGGCCTAGTTCTGACCAATGAAATGCAGCTAGAATATTACTTTGAGGTCTCTGGCTACTGTTTTCTTGATAAGAAGGGGCACACTTAATTGGCATGCACCTTGAACTCTTCAACTattccctctcctcctgcctaAAATGCAGATGTTATCCCTGGAGGGAATGACCAGCCATCTTGCAACCATGAAAACAAAAGTCACAAGCTCCAGATGGCAGAACAGGAAGCCAGAGGGGCTAGAGCAATGCAGGACATCCTCCAGTGACTGTACCCACTCTGCTCTGCTTTCCATTGGATCCCTGgctatgtgagaaaaaaaatcactgctgtTTGATTCAAGTGCTGGAGTCATTTCTGTCTGGACTTCTGATTTTAAAGAGAAACTCCAAATCTGGATTTTCATGTGAAGCTTCCCAATTTATAAATGttaaccaaattaaaaatatttaactctttaCAGATCAAATAAAACATGACTGTAGGTTAAATTTAGCTAAAGATTACCAGCTTCCAACCTTAGTAGAGAAGGTTAAGGCAGAATAAAAAGGACACCCAAGTCCTAGAGAAATAATAATGGTTAGCAACATACTGAGCACTTATGTGTCAGATGGTGTTAAGGACTTTACCCCTATggtatcattttttctttctagctaCCCCCATTATGGATGGATTATTATCCTTGTTTCatcaatgaggaaaatgaggcttagagagattaagtaacttgctcagatTCAAAGAGCTTATATGTGACATAGCCAGGATTTCAGCCCAGGCCTGTATGCCCCAAagtcttcactcttttttttttttttttgagacagagtctcactttattgcccaggctagagtgagtgccgtggcgtcagtcgagctcacagcaacctcaaactcctggctcaagcaatcctcctgcctcagcctcccaagtagctgggactacaggcattcgccaccatgcccagctaattttttgtatatatatattaattggccaattaatttctttctatttatagtagagacggggtctcactcttgctcaggctggtttcaaactcctgacctcgagcaatccgcccgcctcggcctcccagagagctaggattacaggcgtgagccaccccgcccggccttaAAGTCTTCACTCTTATACACCTTTCATAAGAAATGTCCACTGCAACTGGAAAGCACAAAAACTCTGCTCCAGAAAACTACCAGCTAACCTACTATAAATGAATAGCAGCCCTTGAAGAGACTTCCAAATCAGTTCTAAGAAAGTCCTTGGCTGACATCCTCTTTCTTTGCTGCCCTTTAATAAAAGCAGCAAGGCACTGTCCAaacattcatttactcatttactgAATGAACACTTGTACAGTGCTTTTCAGttcattaaaatgcttttaaatgcaTATCTCAGTTAACCCCCATATCATTCTGGTGGTATTATCCTCACCATTTGACAGATAATGAAATGGAGGATTAGAGAGATTAGTGAACTTGCTCAAGATCCAAGCAATTAGCAGAGCCCAGACTCAGGCCCTGGTCGTCTGACACCAAGCCCTGTGTTCTTTCTGCTTCCTTCACCAGAGTTCCAACTCCACCACCTCACTTTAAAATAACCATCTGCTTGAACTAATTCCTACTTAACTCTAAAGTAACTCCAGTATGTCTGACAGCTCCCAGGTACTGTATTTACGTTAGCATGGATATCTTCATCCTAGAATGTAGTCAGCaagaggacaaaaataaatgtatcaagTAATACACTCAGAATTGGAATGCAAATGGGCACACACACAAGTCTTGGtatctaattttagaaagaaacatCCAAAAAGTCCCACACAGCACAGTGAGCATCTGGCCCCGTGGGAGGCTGCCCACACTGCGTCAAACCTCAATTagcccagaaagaaaaagaattctggtATCCTAACCGGCGTCTTGCTTTCAGAGGCACCACCAGTTGGGTGAGAAGCAGAATGACTTTTCATCACGTTCTCCTAGAAAAATGGTAAGGCCcagagtaaaaaaaataaaaaaatgcaaatgccttGAAGTAAGTAGGTATTCTTGAAAAGCTGAAACCCTAAAAGTTCATCACACTGAGTGACTATGGAGTTATGTACTCACAGCAATGATTCTCACCTGGGAGCCAAGGGGAAGGGGATGGTAGGTGAACAATGCCCACTGACCCCAGCCTAGAAGCTGATTTAGTATGGGGGTCACATAAGGTTTCAAATCCTGATCAAGTCATCACTCATCTAATCAATATAGGTGGCTATAACCTCCTTCACAAttaagtagacttttttttttctctatgaaaaTGGAGAATATTCCTACCTATTTGATATGTAAGTGAAGTGTGTCTGTGTCATGTACCCGGCACATTTTGCTCATGCACCTGCCTGGCCCATTAGGCTTCTCAGCGTAGGTCACCTCATCTGCTGTAAAATGACTACGGGCCAGCAAGCTAGAAGCCAGTTTTCCTACTGTCTGGGAGCTCACTGTATGGGGGGCAGAGGGACGTGTAAAAAGACAATAAGCATATAATGTGATATGTTCTATAGTAGGCATTACCGGAAGTAGATATTATGGGATAGGTACTAAGTCAGCCTGGAAAAGTTAGAAAAGAGCTAACAGAGGGATGACCCTGAAATTGACTCTTGAAAAGTTTTTTCAAATGGACAGAGGAAGGTAAAAAGGTGCTCGGAGTAAACTGCCAAAAGTAGTTCCCTGGCATTGAAAAGCATTGCTCATCAAAATTACCCACCCTCTACAAAGAAGATGGATAATTTCCCATAACTCCAGGCCACCCGGAAAAGTTTCCAGTAAAGTAAGGCCAATAAATGGTCCTCTTCCTGCCTGAAAACTGTAGAAAGTGCAGGTCGCCACTAAGAGCAAATGTCCAGTTGTATAATCCATCCAGCCTTATATCACCAGCATGCCTCACTGGCATTTATTCGGCAGAAATAAAAACCTGTATTTCTACTGGGTTTTGACACTTCCCAGTCCCTGGCTTCAGCTAACATAAAAAGTTCTATACTaagatataaagaaatgcaaagaaactaGTCTAGCATCAAAGAAAAAACTTCCTCCTTCATTTGCTGCTACTAGGACAAATGCCAAGGAAGGGAATTCCCATGTCAAGACAGAAGAAAGGGCTGGCATTCAAGAGAAGAAATATAGAATACCTAATCCTTGCTCTCTTTGGAATCACTTTTAAAAAGCATgtcttcagatttatttttttagcaccCACCTCTCCAGCCAGAGTCAAAGAGGAATTCTTGCCACTGAGCTGATTCTCGGCCTGAGCTGGCTCCTGTTGAGCTCGGCGACCCATCTTGGGCCCCTGTAAGGAGACAGAGAGGGCACTGCTGACCCATCCTTTAAGCCACTATAAGGATGACAATTCTGGGAAGGTAAGTAAAGACTGGATTTATGATGATATGGTGGAGAAAAGGATTTGAGTAACTTGGATATGTTCTTAGAAAACTCTCCAAACTCAAAAAATCCTTTTCTATTTGATGGGAGAAGAGTAAATGCATGGATTAATTATCACAAGGTTTTCTTTTAACAGCCATAGAGACTGCAAAAGCAAAATCACTTTTCTACCCAAAGAAATGTGATTAGAAATTcctctaggccaggtgtggtggctcatgcctgtgatccaaccactctgggaggcttaggggggaagatcactcgaggtcaggagttcaagaccagcctgagcaagtgtgaggccccgtctctactaaaaatataaagaaactagctggacaactaaaaatatatagaaaaaattagccaggcatggtggtgcatgcctgtagtcccagctacttgggaggctgaagcagaaggattgcttgagcccaagaatttgaggttgctgtgagctaggctaatgccacggcactttagtgagactctgtattaaaaaaaaaaaaaaaaaaaaggaaaagaaaagaaaagaaaagaaaggaaattcctCTAGAATGGGCAGAGACCTCATGCCACGGATCAGAGAAAAGGGTAAAGGCCCCCATGTTCCTATATGGGATTTTAGGAAGGCCTAATTTGAAGTCTGTAGCTTAGCATGAAAATAGTTATTAAACAGGCTTTTGGAAAGAATTCCTAAATTCCATAACAACTGACACCAGAGAAAAACAGATAGCATTTGCTTTGATATATACACTAATCAGATTTGCCTTTACAGACATTAGGGAAATCTATGACAAGAATTTTGAGATGTTATCTTCGGAAATCAGAGCACTTCAAAATTCTTAGTCATCAAATGAACCATATGCAGGTGTTTCCCAAGGCCCTCCTAGGGTGGAGGCTCTGTATCTCAAACGCTTTCCGGCACATAAACAAAACTTATTTAGGCAGACCAGTGGGTgttgaaatatttatagttttgcttTACTTTGTTTCAAAACCAGCATTAATATGAGCACTTTTTAGATCTCACTTAATGTggtttcatttgattctcataacGGGGACAGGGACTGATGCCATTTTACAACTAAGGCCCAGAAAGGTGATTAAGTGGCAGACATAAATCTAAGAGTAAATCCTGGGTTCTTTCCACCACACTACGCTGAAATTTGTCTTAAGATATTCTAAGGACTGATTGCACCAATGGTTACAGAGCTCATAAAAACTCTCATGCAGTGTTTAAACTTCAAATTGTCATGCCAATCATTTAGGTTTCAGGGATGATGGAAACAATCTTTCTGATAATAAGCAGCTCAATTTCTTCCCAAGGCAGGCAATTCCATCCCTTCACTGTGGGTGCCCTTTTCCATTTGTTATATTGTCGTGTATCTGAATGTGGCACACAGTGGTTGTGCTGAAACAAAAGTTAAATGATCTTGTCTTTAAATGCTATTTACAAATGATTTCTCTAATGGTTGCtaagaattttaaagtttaaaatttcttaaagacCCTGTATAAATCTACAGGGTAGAAAAACTACTTTATAACTTGATTTTGTGTCTGTTAAATGTAGTCTGTTTATTGTTTATATTCCTCCACTAGAATATAACCCCCTGAGGGcaggaactttgttttgttcactgctgtatctccagcaCCTAGGACAATTCGCGATACACagtaggggctcaataaatatttgttgtaagaatgaatgaataaacaactaCATTCATACCCCCAGGTACTAAAAAAGTTCACCTATCGGAAAGGCCTGGTGACCTAATATTCTCCCCGGCCAATCAGGCAGTCTGCTTCATTCCAGAATAATTTGCGACTGGCTCTCATATCTCCTTCAGAGAGGTACTCCTCTCTAGTACCTGGAGGACATCCAATGCTACCAGGGCACTTCAAAACACTTAAGCGATTTCAACAGCAGAATCTAAAGACTTGCCCTGCAGCCCAGTCTTTTAGTGACTGGGGATcttgattaattttaaagataaaaagccTGATGGGGTTGTGATGAGTAAGATAAACATTGAACTTGGGTCTTGAATCAAGCTGTTATTTACTGACTATAACCTTAGTTAAACTACAGCCTCAGAGGCAACAGTACCTAACCTCTTCTGGTAACTTAgcatatgccaagcactgtgttaaatgctttccaagcattatctcatttcattatCAATTACATCTCCATTCTAGGCATAAGGAAACAGAGGGAAaggttttttgctttgttttttaacccACGCAACAGCTTTATTCTCCATCTGACCTCAAGGCCTGAGCACCTAATCACTTCCTCACGTTCTAAATCAGAGTCTTGATTTCCTTAACTATGAAACTTAACCACCCACCTTCCCGTGGGGATTACGGAGAAGAAAGAGCGTCCCTGCCTACGTCCCTTCCAGATATACAACAGTGCGGCTTTTACATGAACTTCTGGAATTGTTTCCAAGGGAAAAACTGCTAGGACGTGTACAAGTGCCACTCTGGCTAGGGCCCCTTCAGTAACCCTCAGACCAGTCTGTTATGGGGGAGTTCGCACTTGGGGCTTCAGAAAGCCGAGAGAGGCTCGGAATTTTCCCAACAGTGCCAGAGGCCGGCGGGAACCGGGTCTGTTTTCCACTTtttgaagattttaaagaaagcaaaccCCACGCCAGCAGCGGCGGGGCCCACTGCGGCCGAGAGGCGGGGCGGATGAAGCCGCCTCCCCCGGGCCTCACCGGGCGCGGCTCGGGGCCCGCAGCCCTGAGGCGCCTCAGGAAGTCGGAGCCGGAGAggtcgctcctccccacccgccaAGTCCTGGCCCCCAACCCCCCGCGTGGGTCCTCACGGAGGCAGCCGAGCCGCGGCGCCACTCCTCGCCCAGTTCCAGCAGATCCTCCATCCCGCTGCCTGCTAACGTCACTTCCTGGGAACCAAGCGGCCCAGCTGCGTCCCTAACGACGGCTCCGCCCTTCCACCCCAATATTTAAAGGGTCCGCCGCACAGTTCCTGGATTCTGCGTGCCACCGTCCAACTTAAACCAAATCTTTCCCAAACCTCCCTTGCTTGACTTCCTGAAGAAGCCTCTAGATATTAAAACCTGCTAAGGCTGCTCCTGTGGGACAGTGACGTTTTTAGGAACTGTCTGCTTTGGAgctcttttaaaatacatcaatAATGAAGTTTAAAGCACTACCGCTAACAATCGTAATTATAATATTGGTGCCTGCCTTTTgtacagctctttttttttcttttttttatttactttccattttgcagatgaatgtACAGCTCTTTGCAATGTACAGGGGGCCATCACAGTTATTAGCACATATGGGGGGTATACCTCatatttgacagatgagaaaacaggttcACAGGGAGTCAGGTGTAACAAATAGTGTAGATGAATTATGGAAAATGTAATATACATAATCTTTGCCTTCAAGAAGTTTACAGAGAAGTTGAACCAACCCATCAAATACTTGAGTAGTAATAACTTTCAAAAGTACAAATATCTGATATCTCATTAAATCCCTACATCCCCACAAAGTGAGTAGCAGTAATATCTCTATACAACAATAGAGGACATTGAGGTGCAAAGGAGTGGCCTGAGGAAAATCACCTGAAGACCAAGCAGCAGAGCCCGGTGCCCTTGTGACACCAGGTATTAGGGGAGTCAGCCATTCTCCAAGGGTGGCAGAGAAAACTGTCTCACAAATCCCCAGCCTAATGGGGCAGTTGAGTTGAATCTTCATCGACTTCCCATGTAAGATCCCCAAGTCAACACAACTGGCCCGGTCCCTGGCACTGGTTGGCTGAGACCCACAGGAGATAGGCTCATAGCCCTAAGAGTGAACAATACCCCCCTCCATATTATGCTTGGGATAAGGCCTGGATGGCCATGGGTCAAAATCAAGGACTTGGAAGTGGGAGTAGCACCCCTAAAACCAGATTGCAAGCATTTGTAAGATATCCAGTAAATTCCAGTAAATTACTCAGTTCAAGCATTTATTCTACACATTTACTGGGTAGGACTGTGCACTAGCATGCCTTGTGATAGCAAGAGTACAGGCCAAGATGTCAGAAGAATTGAGTTCTCATCCTAGCTCTGTGGATAACCACCTGTGTAGCCAGGGTGAGCCCTCTGGATATCAGTTTCCTCCCTTGGAACTACCCTTAGAGATTACCTCTAAAATCCTCTACTCACCAACTCTGCTTCTCAGTGAGAATATTCTGTCAGATTTTAATCTGAAGAGACATTCATTGCCAAAAATCCAAGACAGATGAAATATAGGCTCCAATGAATCCCTTGTTCCCTTCTTCCTTGGTACTAGATGGATTTTGGATTTCTCCATTTCTCGTAAGCTGACACCATGCCACCACCACCTTATAGTCAGTTTCTAGACCACCACCCCACTTCTTCCCCAACTTCCTGAAAACAAAACGTGAATGGCCCTCATCTTGGGCACAGAGAACCCCTGGAATAGTGGCTTCCAAAACTTGCTGAGCATCTGAATCATGTGTGaggtttgttaaaaaaaaaatatgggtgGCAGAGCCCCCTCTTTGGAGACTCTGATTTGGTAAAAGTGGGATCCAGAAGGGTAGAACTTTAATAATTTCCCCTCCATCTTGCAAGTGTTTGCTCCAAGGGCTCAACAAGGCCTTCCCTGGTCGCCCTATTTTAAACTGCAACATCGACCAACCTAGGCACTCCCCATCCTCCTTCTCTGCTTGATTTTCTGCCATGGCACTTATCTTTTATCATAATTTACATCTTttacataatttacatatttatttggttGATTGCTTCTCCCACTGTCCCATCCCTGCTCctaaaatataagctccatgcgggcaagtgttttgtttgttttgttcaccgATATATCCACagagcctagaacagtgtctggcatatagtaaacatCAAACTATTCCTCAATTTTCAGAGGCAGTATATcccagtggcacaatcatagctcgaattcctgggcttgagcaatcctcctgcctcagcctctagagtagctgggactacaggaatgtgccgcCAGGCCCAggtaattattcttatttttttaatggagactGGGGTctcctatgttgctcaggcaggtctcaaactcctggcctcaaactcctggcctcaagagatcctcctgcctctttggcctcccaaagggctgggattaaagatgtgagccaccgggcctagCCTACTTTTAAAGTTGTTGCACCTAGGTTTCCTCATTGgttatgcaaatgaaaataatgcCTACCCAAACTAGGCAGCCCGTGTTAAATATCCCCTCCACCACTCACAAGCAGTGTGGCCTTTTGAAAATATCTCTGTGCCTCGGTTCCCTCAACTGCAAAACGATCCACCACTCTCCTGGGAGGCAGTGGACATCCCTCCGGTCAGCCGCCAGGAGCCAGACCTGCTAGGAAGGGTCCAGGAGTGCGGTGGGATGGGAGCAGCACTAATTCTCAGGCCGGCGCTCAGTTCGGACACAGTGCTGTGTTGAAGGGGGGGGCAGCAATGTGCCTTGCCTTCCCTCTGCGGCTCGTGGGAAAAGACCCAGGAGGTCAGGCTGAGGCGAACGAGAGCGGAGAGCAAGCTTCCCCTCACCCATCTGGGAAATGGGCTCGGGCCAACTGCTGACTTAGCGCTCGCTGGCGCAGCTCCCCGCGAGCCCGCGGCGGGGAGGGCGGCCGCGAGCGTCCGGACGCCGTTTCTGCGGGGAGCGGCTGGCGcgcggcggccgggcgggcggagGTGCGCTCGTGGGGCGGCGGGGAGGCGACTCCCCGAGGCCCCGGGTCCTGCCGCTCTCGCCCTCTCGCTCCCGCGCAGCCCCCTCCGCGgcgccccggccccgcgcgccgCCCGCACTGGCGGCCTCGCCTCGCCAGGGGGCGCCCTCGGCCTTCCGGAAAGCGCCTCCATTTTCCACTGGCCCTGGAGCGTCTCCAGGCTTCCGCCGGCCGCCCGACTCCAGCCCTGTCAATGAGGAACCGCGGCCAGGATCGCCGCGGAGCTGGCCCCGACCCTGCAGCCCGCTCGCAGCCCGGGCGTCGCCCCGACCGCGGGGGCACGGCCGCCCGTGTcgcgcccgccccggccccgcgcacCCCGCGCGGAGCGGAGTGCGGcccggcgcgggcggcgcggccgGGGCGGGAGGGAGCGGGCACCGGCCGCGGCGGCGAGCGCCGACTGACAGCTGGCGCGAGGGCGAGCGGGTCGGGCGGCGGGCGGGAGGGGGGCCGCCGGAGTAACTTTCCAGAAAAACAGCCAGCGTGTAGCAGGAGTGACtccaagaggggaaaaaaagttcaGTTACCACGTCGAACGAGGGGACTCgcaaagtatttttcaaatggGCTCGGCTTTTCCTGTGCCTGTTTAAAACATTAAAGTCGTGCAGCAAAAGAGGCTGCGTGCGctggtccctccctcccccaccccggccgGAGACGTCATGGGAGGGAGGTATAAAATTTCAGcggagagaaatagagaaagcagtgtgtgtgcatgtgtgtgtgtgagagggagaggagcgagagggagagagggggagaaagagagggagagtgagaaagggagggaagcaggggcCAAGTCCCAGGGAATAGAGAGGCGAGAGATAGGGGAAGCAGCGTGCGAAAGAAGGAATAACAGCTTTCCGGAGCAGGCGTGCAGCGAActggcttctattttctttttcttttcctttttatttttattttctttaaagagaagCAGGGGGCAGCAGCCATGGCCGAGGGAGAAGACAAGCCGAGGTGCTGGTGACCCAGGGCGTCCAAGTGGATTATTGGGGCTGCTCTCCAGAGGcctgtcctccctgccttccAATTGCACAtacccccaaccccagccaaTGAAGACGAGAGGCAGCGTGAACAGAGTCATTTAGAAAGCCCCCGAGGAAGtgtaaacaaaagagaaagcatGAATGGAGTGCCTGAGAGACAAGTGTGTCCTGTACTGCCCCCACCTTTAGCTGGGCCAGCaactgcccagccctgcctctccccacctacTCACTGgtgatctgattttttttcttttaacattttttccccctttcttctccattctcttttcGTATTCTCCTTCAGGGCAAGACAAGGATTTTGATTTTGGGACCCAGCCATGGTCCTTCTGCTCCTTCTTTAAAATACCCACTTTCTCCCCATCGCCAAGCAGCGTTTGGCAATATCAGATATCCgctctatttatttttacc is from Microcebus murinus isolate Inina chromosome 6, M.murinus_Inina_mat1.0, whole genome shotgun sequence and encodes:
- the IFT43 gene encoding intraflagellar transport protein 43 homolog isoform X2 — translated: MEALSGRPRAPPGEARPPVRAARGAGAPRRGLRGSERARAAGPGASGSRLPAAPRAHLRPPGRRAPAAPRRNGVRTLAAALPAAGSRGAAPASAKSAVGPSPFPRWVRGSLLSALVRLSLTSWVFSHEPQREGKAHCCPPLQHSTVSELSAGLRISAAPIPPHSWTLPSRLLLNHLVEDREVGQMSP